Genomic DNA from Pseudomonas fluorescens:
CCCTGGGCCTTGCTACTGCGCAGTTTGCGGCTGACCAGGTCGGCGGAGATGTTCACGCTGTTGAGGACGTTGCCGACGTTGTGCAACACGTTGGTGGCGATTTCCGCCATGCCGGCCTGGCGGGCGGTGTCCATCAATTCGCTCTGGGTGTCCTTGAGCTGGCGCGTCCGCTCTTCAACCCGCTGTTCCAGTTCATCGTTGGCGCTTTGCAGCGCGTTGTTGACCCTTTTGATCTCGGCGAAGCTGCGTACCAGCCGGATCGCCAGCCAGATCAGTATCAAGACCAGGAGCGTGGCGAACACCAGCAGGTAGACGTGGTTACGTTCGTACTTGGCCGCGGCTTTGCTCTGGTCTTTCTCCAACAGGTGAGTAATGGTGTCCAGGTGTCCGGACACGGGGATCGCTTCGATGGCCGCTAACAGCTCATTGACCCGCGGTTGTTCGCGCAGGATCAGCGCGATGTGCCTGCTCAGGATGTCAACGGGGCCTTGGAGCCCCTGGGGCATGCGCTCCTTGTTGATGTCCAGCCGGTTCAGGCCCAGCAGCACCTCGGCGGCTACCTCGCTGGTGCTCAACTGGGCGAACTCCATGCTGCTGAGCAACAGGTCGTAGGTGTCGATGGCGACGTTTTGCAGTTGCAGCCGCTCCGTGTCGGGCAGCCGGGCGAACTGGGCCTGGATGTCGTCCTCGGCGGCGGGCAGGAAGGCCATGGAGTTGCGCAGCACTGCGTTGTGGGATTTGAACTGTTCCACCAACCGGGTCTTTTCCTTGACCGCCTTGAGGTACTCGTCGCGCTGGGCTTCCCAGAGTGACGGCTTGTGGCGTCCGGGCTCCGATTCGATGGCGTCGAGACGCTGCCACAGGCGCGCCATTTCATGCAGGGGCGTGACCAGGGGATCGTAGTCGTGGGTCAGGGCGATCCGCGACTTGAGCACCTCGTTGTCCCAGATGGCGTCTTGCTGCTTGAGCAGGCGAATCAGGTCCCGGGACTCAATGTACGAGGCGGCCTGCTGGGCCCCTGAATTGATGTACATGAACAGCAGGACCGATGCCAGCAACAGACCGATGAACGCAAGGCCGAGGCGACGGAGAGTGGTCATAGGGGCTTGCCCTCCGATTCACCGGTCAGCGTCTTGAGGAACTCGACGATCAGGGTCGTATCGTTCTTGAGGGGCTCACGCCCCAGTTGGTACTTGAACATGACCTCCACCGCGCGTTCCAGGGTCGGTGCCGACGCGTCATGGAAATACGGGGCGGTGACGGCCACATTGCGCAGGCTGGGCACCTTGAAGACCTGGCGGTCGGCTTCATCGCCGGTGATGTTGAAGCGTCCCTCGTCGGCTCGGGTAGGGTTGCCCCGATCCTTGATGTAGTCGCCCATGACCCCGAACTTCTGGAACATGTTGCCGCCGATGTTCACGCCTTGGTGGCAGGCGATGCAGCCGTACTCCTTGAAGCGCTGGTAACCGAACTTTTCCCGGGGCGTGAGGATGTCGGTATTGCCCAGCAGGTATTGGTCGAAGCGCGAATTGGGTGTCTGCAAGGTGCGCTCGTAATCCGCCAGTGCGCCCTGGATATTGGGCTTGGTCACGCCGTCGGGATACGCGTCCTTGAAGTCCTTGGCATAACCGGGGTCATCGGCGATGCGCTTGACGACCGATTCCCAGGTGCTGCCCATTTCCGCCGGGCTGGTCACGACTGCGTGGACCTGTTCTTCCAACGTGTCGACACGACCATCCCAGAACTGGTGGAAGTTCAGGCCGGCATTGAACACGGTCGGCGTATTGACCTCCACCGGCTTGCCGTCGAAGCCCAGGGAGAACGGCTTGTCGTCGGCACCGCCCTTGTCCAGGCGATGGCAACTGGCACAGGACAGGGTGTTGTTGACCGACAGCCGCGGGTCATTGAACAGCCGCAACCCCAGTTGGACGCGCTTGGGGTCCAGGGCCGGAGCCGCTGGCAGGGGTTTGAGGGGTTCGTCCAGTGGCTCGGCGTGAGCGGTCACGCTTGATCCCACGAGCAGGCCGAGAGCCAGAATCAGTCCATGTAACGCCATGGGATGCTTTCCTTGAAACTTTGGTTGATAACACTCAGGTGTTCACGAAAACGGGTTCTGGCGTTTTTCCCACTCGGTCATCCAGTCGGCGAAGGCCTGCGGTTCGACGGCCTTGCTGAAGTAATAACCCTGGACCTCCTCGCAATGGTGCTTCTTGAGAAATTCCAACTGTTCGAGGGTTTCCACACCTTCGGCAATGATGTGCAGGTTCAGGCTCTTGCCCAGGCTGATGATGGTGCTCACCAGCTTGGCGTCGTTGCTGTCGATGCTCAGGTCACCGACGAACGACTGGTCGATCTTCAACACATCCACCGGAAATTTCTGCAGGTAGCTCAGGCTCGAATAGCCGGTGCCGAAGTCGTCGATGGCCAGGCGAATGCCTAGCTGCTTGATGGCCTTGAGGATGGCTACCGTGGTATCGACGTTCTGCATCAGTACACTTTCGGTGATCTCCAGTTCCAACTGTGTCGGAGCCAGGCCGGTTTCCTTGAGGGTGCGGGCGATACCTTCGACGAAGCCGCGCTGGCGAAAATCGATGGCCGAGACGTTCACCGACAGGTACAGCGGGCGCATGCCCTGGGCTTGCCAGCGACACGCCTGCTGGCAGGCTTCCTGAAGCACCCATTGGCTCAGCGGAACGATCAGGCCGCTGTCCTCGGCCACCGGAATGAAATCCGACGGATAGACCAGGCCATGATCCGGCCTGTTCCAGCGCACCAGCGCCTCGACACCGACCACCTTGCCGCTCTTGAGGTCGAGCTTGGGTTGGTAATGCAGCACGAACTCCTTGCGTTGCAGGCCCAGGCGCAGGCCCGATTCGATGGTCTGTTGCTGCCGTGCCCGGCGGTTCATGTCTTCGGTGAAAAACCGGTAGTCGTTGGGGCCGGTCTCCTTGACGTTGCGCATCGCTGTCTCGGCTTTCTTGATCAGCGCCACGGCGTCGAAACCGTCGGAGGGGTACACGCTGATGCCCAGGCTCGCGGTGACGGTCAGGTCATGGCCGTCGATGGGTTGCGGGGAACTGATGGCCGCCAGCAGTTTGTCGGCCACGCCTTTGGTCTGCTGCGGGTCGACGATGTCTCCCAGCACCACCACGAACTCATCGGAACCGTAGCGAAACACCGAATCGGATTCACGCACCACGGTCGCCAGTGCCCGGGCCACTCGCTTGAGCATTTCATCGCCCACGGGATGGCCCAGCGCGTTATTGATGCGCTTGAAGCGGTCCAGGCCAATGAACATCACCGCCAGTTGCCGGTCGTGCCGGCGGCACTGGGCCATGGCCTGGGTCAGGCGATCGCCGAGCAACATGCTGTTGGGCAACTCGGTGAGCACGTCGTATTGCAGCAGGTGGGATACCTTGAGCAATTCCTGGACGCGTTCTTCGATCGTGCGCTCCAGGCTGCGCATTTTCCTCGCCGCATCCTGGGCCAGCTGCCACTTCCAAGTCATGGCGCTGGCCATCTGGCGGATTTCCAGGGTGTCGAAGGGTTTCTTGAGGATCAGTAACTGATCGTCGAACTCGATCCGTTCGGACATGGTTTCCCAGGAGTAATCCGAGAACGCCGTGCACAGGGCGATTTGCAGGCGCGGGTCGGCTTCCCACAGCCGCTCGATGGTTTGCAGGCCGTCCCAGCCCGGTGGCATGCGCATGTCAGCGAACACCAGCGCATAGGGCTGGCCTTCGGCCTGGGCGCGCTTGACCAGTTCCAGCGCCTCTTCGCCCTGGTAGGCCGAGTCGATCTGAAATTGCAGCCGGCTGACCTGTGGGGTGCCGAACAGCAGGCTCTCGGTGTCGTCCAGTGAGTCATCGCTGCCGGCGCTGGGGCTGAGGATCTTGCGAAAGTCCTGGTGGATCGCCGGTGTGTCGTCCACCACCAGGATTCGCCGGTTGGCAGGTACCGACATCGGGTTCATGGATTGCTCTCCGATAGCTCGCTCGCTGGTCGGGTCCAGTGGTCTGTCGCCGGAACGATGGTGCCGGCCTTGAGCAGTTCGGCGGCCTGGCCGCTGTCGACCACGGTGCTGAAGTAATGCCCCTGGGCCTGCATCGCGCCGCCGCTGGACATCAGCGTGGTGCGTTGCTCCTGGGTTTCGACGCCCTCGGCAATGATCCCGATGCCCACGTCCCGGGCGAAGTTGATGATCGCCCGCAACGTCGTGGCATTCTCGGGATCGGCGTTGGCGCTGTCGAGGAAACGCTGGGCGAGCTTGAGGTGATTGACCCGGTAGGTCTTGAGGTAATCGAACGAAGAGTACTCGGTGCCGAAGTCATCGATGGCGATCTGCACGCCCAACTCGCAGAGGCGCGGCAGCACGTCGTTGTGGGTCCACTTGGTCTGGGCCAGGGTGGCTTCGGTGACGTCGAAGCGCAGGTCCCAGGGCGCCAGTTCCCAGCGTGCGGTGGTGCGCAGCACGTCGTAGATTAGTTCCGGACCGGTCTTGAGCTGGGTCAGGGACAGGTCGATGGCGATTACGGGGGGCGCCATGCCCTGGTCGCGCCACTGGCGCATTTGTTGGCAAGCCTGGTCCAGCACCCAATGCCCGAGGCCAATGATGATCCCGGTTTTCTCGGCGGCAGGCATGAAGACCGCCGGCTCCAGCCAGCCACGTTGGGGATGGTTCCAGCGCACTTGCACGCCCATGCCGAGGATCTTGCCGGAGCCGAGGTCGACTTCCGGCAGGTAGTGCAGGTGCAGTTCCTGGTTTTCGATGGCTTGGCGCAGATCGTTGGCCAGGGCGACCCGGTCGGTGACTTCCTGGTTAATTTCCTCGTTATGGAAATGGTACTGGTTGCGGCCCTTTTCCTTGGAGCGGTACAGGGCCATGTCGGACTGCGCCATCAGGCTGTCGGCACTCAGGCTCTGCGGGGTGTACAGGGCGATGCCGATGCTCACCGAGATCCGCACGTCGTTGCCGTCCAGGGAGTACGGTGCCACCAGCGCATCGCGGATCTTGCCCGCCAGCGCGGCGCAATGGGTCGCTTCATGGACGTCCAGTTGCAGGAGGGCGAACTCGTCGCCGCCCAGGCGCGCCACCACGTCGTTTTCCCGGGTGCAGGCCTTGATCCGTGTGGCGACTTC
This window encodes:
- a CDS encoding DAHL domain-containing protein, giving the protein MTTLRRLGLAFIGLLLASVLLFMYINSGAQQAASYIESRDLIRLLKQQDAIWDNEVLKSRIALTHDYDPLVTPLHEMARLWQRLDAIESEPGRHKPSLWEAQRDEYLKAVKEKTRLVEQFKSHNAVLRNSMAFLPAAEDDIQAQFARLPDTERLQLQNVAIDTYDLLLSSMEFAQLSTSEVAAEVLLGLNRLDINKERMPQGLQGPVDILSRHIALILREQPRVNELLAAIEAIPVSGHLDTITHLLEKDQSKAAAKYERNHVYLLVFATLLVLILIWLAIRLVRSFAEIKRVNNALQSANDELEQRVEERTRQLKDTQSELMDTARQAGMAEIATNVLHNVGNVLNSVNISADLVSRKLRSSKAQGLGKAMQLINEHADDLGHFLTEDAKGKLLPGYLNQLVEAIALEQQGLTDELAQLSKSVDHIKDIVSTQQSYAGANSLLEPLVVSELLEDALRMNSGALTRHHVTVIKEYGDVPRIMGDKHRLLLILINLISNAKYAMAGVSNHARNMTLKAAVVDGQTLQISVKDEGEGIPEENMTRIFAHGFTTRKEGHGFGLHSCALAAIEMEGRLTAHSEGPGRGATFQLQLPLKLAEGEP
- a CDS encoding cytochrome-c peroxidase, encoding MALHGLILALGLLVGSSVTAHAEPLDEPLKPLPAAPALDPKRVQLGLRLFNDPRLSVNNTLSCASCHRLDKGGADDKPFSLGFDGKPVEVNTPTVFNAGLNFHQFWDGRVDTLEEQVHAVVTSPAEMGSTWESVVKRIADDPGYAKDFKDAYPDGVTKPNIQGALADYERTLQTPNSRFDQYLLGNTDILTPREKFGYQRFKEYGCIACHQGVNIGGNMFQKFGVMGDYIKDRGNPTRADEGRFNITGDEADRQVFKVPSLRNVAVTAPYFHDASAPTLERAVEVMFKYQLGREPLKNDTTLIVEFLKTLTGESEGKPL
- a CDS encoding putative bifunctional diguanylate cyclase/phosphodiesterase, with protein sequence MNPMSVPANRRILVVDDTPAIHQDFRKILSPSAGSDDSLDDTESLLFGTPQVSRLQFQIDSAYQGEEALELVKRAQAEGQPYALVFADMRMPPGWDGLQTIERLWEADPRLQIALCTAFSDYSWETMSERIEFDDQLLILKKPFDTLEIRQMASAMTWKWQLAQDAARKMRSLERTIEERVQELLKVSHLLQYDVLTELPNSMLLGDRLTQAMAQCRRHDRQLAVMFIGLDRFKRINNALGHPVGDEMLKRVARALATVVRESDSVFRYGSDEFVVVLGDIVDPQQTKGVADKLLAAISSPQPIDGHDLTVTASLGISVYPSDGFDAVALIKKAETAMRNVKETGPNDYRFFTEDMNRRARQQQTIESGLRLGLQRKEFVLHYQPKLDLKSGKVVGVEALVRWNRPDHGLVYPSDFIPVAEDSGLIVPLSQWVLQEACQQACRWQAQGMRPLYLSVNVSAIDFRQRGFVEGIARTLKETGLAPTQLELEITESVLMQNVDTTVAILKAIKQLGIRLAIDDFGTGYSSLSYLQKFPVDVLKIDQSFVGDLSIDSNDAKLVSTIISLGKSLNLHIIAEGVETLEQLEFLKKHHCEEVQGYYFSKAVEPQAFADWMTEWEKRQNPFS
- a CDS encoding GGDEF/EAL domain-containing response regulator, whose product is MSLPLDKTNRRILIVDDTPTIHEDFRKILSPQANASDSLSSAEEALFGSPVAVSGTSFVLDSAFQGMEALNKVETALAQGQPFAMAFIDMRMPPGWDGLETIERLWRADPKLQVALCTAYSDYSWEDIADRLELGDRLLILKKPFDAIEIRQMASTLTVKWQMTEDAALKMDMLERAVEERTRELADANIIVQNSPTILYRLRGEPPFALMYISHNITKFGHSAAQLTNSPDWAQTLIHPDDQEKVHEAMVRVLDRDTAGASIEFRMRTGDDTYRWVENRYIPVRNEQGLLLEIEGIILDITERKLAEEKIALLARTDGLTGLANRATMIERLHQAFAAARRGAAPFAMFYLDLDHFKRINDTLGHPIGDLLLQEVATRIKACTRENDVVARLGGDEFALLQLDVHEATHCAALAGKIRDALVAPYSLDGNDVRISVSIGIALYTPQSLSADSLMAQSDMALYRSKEKGRNQYHFHNEEINQEVTDRVALANDLRQAIENQELHLHYLPEVDLGSGKILGMGVQVRWNHPQRGWLEPAVFMPAAEKTGIIIGLGHWVLDQACQQMRQWRDQGMAPPVIAIDLSLTQLKTGPELIYDVLRTTARWELAPWDLRFDVTEATLAQTKWTHNDVLPRLCELGVQIAIDDFGTEYSSFDYLKTYRVNHLKLAQRFLDSANADPENATTLRAIINFARDVGIGIIAEGVETQEQRTTLMSSGGAMQAQGHYFSTVVDSGQAAELLKAGTIVPATDHWTRPASELSESNP